The sequence CTCACTGGACCTTCCCCCTCACCTGGACCTTCTCCCCTCACACCGGGACCCTCCCCCTCACCTGGGCCCTCTCCCCTCACACTGGGACCCTCCCCTCACTGGAACCTCCCCCTCACCTGGACTCTCCCCCTCACTGGACTCTCCCCCTCACTGGACCCTCCCCCTCACCTGGACACTCTCCCCTCACACTGGGACCCTCCCCCTCACTGGACCCTCCACCTCACCTGGACCCTCCCCCTCACTGGACCCTCCCCCTCACCTGGACCCTCTCTCCTCACACCTGGACCCTCCCCCTCACCTGGGCCCTCCCCCTCACCTGGACCCTCCCCCTCACCTGGACCCTCCCCCTCACCTGGACCCTCTCTCCTCACACCTGGACCCTCTCTCCTCACATCTGGACCCTCCCCCTCACCTGGACCCTCCCCCTCACCTGGACCCTCTCTCCTCACACCTGGACCCTCTCCCCTCACACCGGGACCCTCCCCCTCACTGGACCCTCCCCCTCACCTGGACCCTCTCCCCTCACACCGGGACCCTCCCCCTCACTGGACCCTCCACCTCACCTGGACCCTCCCCCTCACTGGACCCTCCCCCTCACCTGGACCCTCTCTCCCTACACCTGAGCCCTCCCCCTCACCTGGGCCCTCCCCCTCACCTGGACCCTCCCCCTCACCTGGACCCTCTCTCCTCACACCTGGACCCTCTCCCCCTCACCTGGACCCTCCCCCTCACCTGGACCCTCTCTCCCTACACCTGGGCCCTCCCCCTCACCTGGGCCCTCCCCCTCACCTGGACCCTCCCCCTCACCTGGACCCTCTCTCCTCACACCTGGACCCTCTCCCCCTCACCTGGACTCCGTGACCCCCAAGCCCCGCCCCCCAACTGGTCCCTGTGTCTCGGCTCTGGTCCCAGCCGCTCACCTCCGGTCGCCTGTCCGTCTCCAGCTCCTGCAGAGAAGCTGGCCGTGCCCTCGGTTCCCCATGGGCCTTCCGCCCCTCAGGCCAGAGGCAGGTTCAAATGCTGTCTTTGAGCTAGGAATGACTTAGGAAGGGCGGTGAGCACTGCTGGAACTCCCGTGTGTGTCTCCTGGATGGCCAGCGCCAAGCCGTGAGGCCAGGTAGCCGGAGCATGACTGTTGGGGGGGAGCAGAGAGAGAgcctgagagacagagagagagggacagagagacagacagacagacacacagagggagacagagacacagacacatggAGGGAGAAGGGGCACAGAGGGAGAGATGCACacagggatggagggaggaggagaggcgtTGGCACCTGCTGGGGTCCCTCTGATCCCACACAACCTCCTGGAAGGGATGCCTCCCAGTTTATAATGAGGAAACTGGGGTGCAGGGAGATTCAGGGGCAGCTGGGTTTGCTCAGTGTGTCTGGTCCCAGCTCTCTGAGTCTCCTTATTCTCTGGGAAGTGATGGAggaaattcaaaagtaggaaattGAGAGTTCAAGCTTACTACATTTGTGTTGGGCCTGAGTGCAGTTTGCAGAACGTGAAGGGAGGCACCCGCTGTCTGACCGAGGGGCTGTGTGTCCCCAGGTCGGTCAGCAGTGCAGGCGCCTGTGAGGCCATGATGGGGAGTTCCCTGCGGGGGCCCGGGCGGGGGAGGTGGTGGTGTCTGTGTTATTAAATCCCATAGTAGGGTCTGGAGCAGGGGGCACTGCAGGAGATTCCGAGCGCATTTCACGGGGCCTGGCTGGGAACGCAGCTGCAGAGCTGAGCAGACACACAGGGCCCGCCGAGGGGCAGCTGCGGAGGAGGGCACAGATGGTGGCCCAGGAAGGCTTCTTGGGGCTCCAGGATCCCCCTCCCTCCGGGGCCCGCGTCCTGGGGGTGCCCCACCCCACCAGAGGGCAGGGAGCAACGCTAGGGAATCGACCAAGGAGCACAGTACCTGAGACAGGGATGAGACAAGTGGAGCGTAGAGAGGAGCCCTCAGGAGGGTACTCCCAGCAAACAGCTTGGAAGGCGGGGAGACAGGCAGGCAGCTGTGTCTCGATGGCAGTGCTCGTGTGTGAGACACACGGGAGGGTCTGACCTCGCGTCCCGTTCTCAAAACCAGCCTCAGATGTAGTAAGCAGTTCTTGCCATGACAATGCTGTGTACCAAGTCACTCAGCGTCAGCTGAGTGGACAGTAAGTGCCCTTCTTCACACAGAGTGTGCAGGCTGTGAAGGCAACCCTGCTCTGGGCTGTGGGCAGAAGGCTGCAGGTTCCCTGGGGAGCTCTCAAGGCCTGGTCCAGGGTGCCAGGTCCACACTGATCCTCCTGTGAAGGGGAGGGTTGGGGGTGAGGACTTGCTGAGCAATAACTCAGTCGACCAGCTTGTTTTATAGCTAAGACAAAACAAGGCTCGAGGATGGACTTGTTCATCTTCACCTTCAGCGAGATTGGGCCAAGAgcccagtcagtcagttcagtcactcagtcatgttcgactccttgagaccccatggactgcagcaggccaggcctccctgtccttcaccaactcccagaacttgctcaaactcatattcattgagtcagtgatgccatccaaccatctcatcctctgttgcccccttctcctcctgccctcaatctttcccagcatcagggtcttttccaataagtcagttcttcgcatcaggtggccaaagtattggagtttcagcttcagcatcagtccttctaatgaatattcaggactgatttcctttaggattgatcagtttgatctccttgcagtccaagggactctcaagagtcttctccaacaccacagttcaaaagcatcaattctttggtgctcagctttctttatagttcaactctcacatccatacatgactattggaaaaagcatagctttggctagacggacctttgttggcaaggtaatgtctctgctttttaatatgctgtctaggttggtcatggcttttcttccaaggaataagcatcttttaatttcatggcttcagtcaccatctgcagtgattttggagcaccaaaaaataaagtctgttcctgtttccactgttaccccaactatttgccatgaagtgatgggaccagatgccatgatcttagttttctgaatgttgagctttaagccaactttttcactctcctcttttacttcatcaagaggctatttagttcttcttcgctttctgccataaaggtggtatcatctgcatatctgaggttattggtatttctcctggcaatcttgattccagtttgtgcttcatccagtctggcatttttcatgatgtattctgcacataagttaaataagcagggtgacaatatatagccttgatgtactcctttccctatttggaaccagtctgttgttccatgtccagttctaactgttgcttcttgacctgcatacagatttctcaggagtcggatcaggtggtctggtattcccatctcttgaagaattttccacagtttgtcgtgattcacacagtcaaaagcttttagtgtagtcaatacagcagaagtaggtgtttttctggaactctcttgctgattctatgatccaacggatattggcaatttgatctctggttcttctgccttttctaaacccagcttgaacatctggagattCCTGatttacgtactgttgaagtctggtttggagaatattaagcattactttgctagcgtgtgagatgagttcaattatATGGctgtttgaacattctctggcattgcctttctttgggattggaatgaaaactgacattttccagtcctgtggccactgctgagttttccaaatttgctgtcatattaagtgcagcactttaacagtaatatcttttaggatctgaaatagctcaactggaattccaccacctccactagctttgtttgtagtgatgcttcctaaggcccacttgactttgcattccaagatgtctgactctagatgagtgatcacaccatcctggttatctgggtcatataGATCTTTCTGTATAgctcttctgcatattcttgccaccttttcttaatatcttctgattttgttaggtccataccatttctgtcctttattgtgcccatctttgcatgaaatgttcccttggtatctctaattttcttgaagagatctctgatctttcccattctattgttttccttctctttctttgcattgatcactgaggaatgctttcttatctctccttgctactctttggaacactgcattaaaatgggtatatcttgcctgttctcctttgcctttcgcttctcttcttttctcagctatttgtaaggcttcctcagacaaccattttgcctttttgcatttctttttcccaacccagggggttTGGGGATTTTCGTGCTGGAGTTCAGCTACAGATACCTGGATCAACTTGAGCCGGTTTAAGAAGACTTAACTCAGGGGATGGTACTTCCAGAATAGTCGACACAAGCAGAGAGCAGGCTCTAAGTTGCGTTTTCAAAACAGCTCCTACCTCACCCTTCAGGATGGGCCTGGTGAGACAGCTGGTGCTTCTGCTTCCAGCAGTGGCCCAGCCACGCCTGGCTTCAGGGTTAGAATTTAGGAGCATCACATGACAGTGGGCACACAGACCTCAGGAGAGGGCGCTGGTGGTTCCGGGCTTCTGGACAAGGCCTGCCTCCAGGGCTCTCCAGGCCCCACCCTCCTTGTTCTTTAAACAAAGAAGAGTGACTCTGGGGACTCAGGGCTCCTCTGTTAAGTGACAGCGGCAGAGTCTGCATGATGGGACCAGAAACCGCAAGTCTGACCCTGGACACTCGCTCTGTGGCCACTGTGCCTACGTGAAGGTCTTCATGCCTGGGCAGCCTCCTGAGCTGCCCTCAGTCATGAGCACATGCGTGGTGTGTTCATGCGCATGAACACAGATCTGGAGCACAGACCTGGAGCACAGACCTGGGTTTGGATTATGGCTTGGAACCCTAACCCTCCAATTGTTAGCTGTGTCATTTTGGTCAAAGGACCAGCTTCTCAGACCTCCATCTACTCACTTGGGAAGCAGTGTCTGCCAGTTCAACATGGTACCAGGCCACCTGAACAGGAGTCTGGGGCTTTCCCAGAGACTGGGAGATGCTGTTGGGGCCTCCAAAAGGCCCCTGATGAGGAGCCCTCTTCTGCATCTGGTTCCACCAAGATGAGACACCCCCCTGGGTCCTGAGCCATCATGGGCTGCGTGCAGCTCCAGCCATACCAGCGCCACCCTCTGTGAGAAGACAAAGTGCATCTTGTTGAGAACTGTGATCAGGCTCACGGATACAGGGCTCTGCCACAGGGTCCCTGTGAGCACAAAGGACACGGTAAACTCAAAGGCCAAGCGGACATGACTTGTGTAGGACTCACTGACTTTTCCAGTGGGACTTGGGAGGACCTTTCATTGGGGAGGAACTGACTACAACGCCATACCAAGGGGATGTAGATGACACACGTTTTGCTGAGTGTGTCAAGACCGCCTTCCTCCTCCCGCCCCACGGTTTCCTGAGTGCCGGGGTCATCTCTTCCACTCACATCCCTGGGACACACTCCGCCAGGTGGCCAAGGTGGGCTCTCGCTCAACCTTTCTTCAGATGCACCACTGACTGTGTTTCGAACTTCAGTTGAAGTTTGAGGCTAACCAGTGAGACCTCACCTGCCagcagggtgggtgggggtgagTCTGCAATTCCTGACTTCCCTTCCTCACTCTCTGGGGTCGCCTGTAATGCCTCACCTTGCCAGGTCACCACACAGACTCCTCTGAACATTTCTGAGTGGGATAAGAGGCCAGAGCAAATggtcctcttccctttctgctgaCCCAGCAACTGGTCACTGACCAGCAGGACAGCTGCCCCCCAGGCAGGCCTGGCTGGCTGGGGAGATAAAAGAGGGGTTGACATCCCTGAAACTGTCACGAAGCTCCCATTACTGAAGATCACAGTGCATATTCAGGCATGGTCacttgagagaagaaaagaaaaacaaaacaagacaaaatgaataagccaaaataattaaaaggtaaaagaaaaaacaccagAGTCAATTATCTACTTTTCGTTCTCTCAGGTTGTCAAATAAAGGTCATTTCCCTACCATGTTTTGAAAAACCAAGGGAACTTCTCTGAATTATGAGCACTTGtggcaaattatttaatatttgcagAGCCACACTGAACGAGTTGCCATGGTGAGTATGTCGTCACCATTACTAAAGTCCATGTCCTGTTTAATCTGTTCAAGGACTTTCACATACCTTTCCATTTGATTCCATGGTAATGTTTGCAGCAAAGGTTGTTGAATGTAccattcagctttttaaaatgaggaaactgaggggatTCATAATTTGTCAAGGTTGCTTTAAGGAACTTCAATACATCTGGGGAGACCATGAATTTTTACAGAAATATGGTGCAGACAGTGAAGAGAGGTGGGGATGTGGCTGGGGGTGCAGGTGTGAGGTGAACCCCAGGGTGAGAGCTGGGGTGCCAGCTGCAGCACTGGCAGGGGCTCCCTGAGAGGGAGGAGCCGCGTCCCTGTGTTGGAAGAGGACTCCAAAGGGCAGGGAGGCTAAAGAGTCTGTCCAAGGGCACACAGCCGGTGCCGGCTCACACAGGGCCCCTTGCccccctctgccttccccttgCCCCTGCCCCAGGAAGGGCCGGAGTGCGAGCAGGATCGCGAGCCCAAGAGGGTGGGAGAATGTCGGGGACAAGGGCCTCTGGGGTCACCCGAGCCCTCATCTCAGTCCTGTCTCCTGCCTGGTGGGCTGTGAAGGGGATCCCTGAGCCCCTACCCACATCTTGGCCCGAATCACCAAGGAGCCCTGGTGTCTAGTCGGGCAGCCCAGACCAACCTCCACTGGCAGGAAGGGCCTTGGCCCCAGGGGCTCTGGTCCACTCACGCGGCCTGCGGTCCTCCTGGCtgggagggaaggacagaggacgCACCTTCAGATTCAAGTTTCTACTCATAACCAAGTTGTCACAGAAGAAGGAAGAGTGAATCAGATAGTGCTGGGAACCAATACAGGATAGGAGCTTTGAACCTGTACAGACCACCTGTTGGAATCTGGCCAGCCAGTCCGACAGCTACTTGCTGAAGGGTGGTACCACTTGGGGCGGAGGGGCAGCTGTATCTGGTGCCACCATTAGCTGGTACCTCTGCTGGGAGAAGTGGCCCAGGGCTAGGGTGCAGGGCTGCCAGCCCACACGCATCAGTTCTGTTCCTGAGTCAGAGGAGCAGTAGTGAGCACCGGCCAGAGTGAAGCTGCCTCCCCGGGGCAGAGGCGAGAGCGTGCGGCCTGTGGCCTGTCTGGAGGGGGACCTGGCCCAGGGTGAAGGCAGGGGGCCCCAAGGGAATGGCTCAGATGGACAGTCGCTTGTCCACTGCTAAAGGAGGGCTTGTTTGGAACTCTGTCCACTTGGTTTTCAAATCACTAAGACTGCCTTTGGCAAGCAAAGTTCAAGTGTAAATGGTGTAGCTATGAGTCAGTCTTTAGAAAAAATGTCAGAAACAAGTAATCTTGTGTAGGTATTTTTCAGGTTGGCAAATTTTGAATAGAAAATTGTCTGTTCTAGGAAGGGTTTTCTGTTGACAACTATCTCACTAGTTCATGTTGAGACACTTCTCGTAGACAAAA is a genomic window of Muntiacus reevesi chromosome 3, mMunRee1.1, whole genome shotgun sequence containing:
- the LOC136164139 gene encoding uncharacterized protein; amino-acid sequence: MRPLRGSPSPGPSPSPGPLPSHLGPFPSHWDPLPSPGPSPLTPGPSLLTPGPSPSLDLPPQLDPLPSHRDPPPHWTFPLTWTLSPHTGTLPLTGPSPSPGPSPLTLGPSPSLDPPPHLDPLPSHLGPLSSHLDPLPRLDPLPSHQDPPPHWTFPLTWTLSPHTGTLPLTGPSPSPGPSPLTPGPSPSLDLPPHLDLLPSHRDPPPHLGPLPSHWDPPLTGTSPSPGLSPSLDSPPHWTLPLTWTLSPHTGTLPLTGPSTSPGPSPSLDPPPHLDPLSSHLDPPPHLGPPPHLDPPPHLDPPPHLDPLSSHLDPLSSHLDPPPHLDPPPHLDPLSSHLDPLPSHRDPPPHWTLPLTWTLSPHTGTLPLTGPSTSPGPSPSLDPPPHLDPLSLHLSPPPHLGPPPHLDPPPHLDPLSSHLDPLPLTWTLPLTWTLSPYTWALPLTWALPLTWTLPLTWTLSPHTWTLSPSPGLRDPQAPPPNWSLCLGSGPSRSPPVACPSPAPAEKLAVPSVPHGPSAPQARGRFKCCL